One genomic window of Macaca mulatta isolate MMU2019108-1 chromosome 8, T2T-MMU8v2.0, whole genome shotgun sequence includes the following:
- the LYPD2 gene encoding ly6/PLAUR domain-containing protein 2 has translation MRGMRLALLALVLAACGELAPALHCYVCLEPTGVSDCNTIATCTMNETMCKTTLYSREIVYPFQGDSTVTKSCASKCEPSDVDGIGQTRPVSCCNTELCNVDGAPALNSPHCLAGALTLLPLLNLRL, from the exons ATGAGGGGGATGCGGCTGGCGCTCCTGGCGCTGGTGCTGGCTGCCTGCGGAGAGCTCG CGCCGGCCCTGCACTGCTACGTCTGTCTGGAGCCCACAGGAGTGTCCGACTGCAACACCATCGCCACCTGTACCATGAATGAAACCATGTGCAAGACAACACTCTACTCCCGGGAGATAG TGTACCCCTTCCAGGGGGACTCCACAGTGACCAAGTCCTGCGCCAGCAAGTGTGAGCCCTCGGATGTGGATGGCATTGGCCAGACCCGGCCCGTGTCCTGCTGCAACACTGAGCTGTGCAATGTAGATGGGGCACCTGCTCTGAACAGCCCTCACTGCCTGGCCGGGGCCCTCACGCTTCTCCCACTCCTGAACCTCCGACTCTAG
- the SLURP2 gene encoding secreted Ly-6/uPAR domain-containing protein 2 isoform X1 codes for MQFHTGLLLAAVLSLQLAAAQALWCHQCTGFGGCSRGSRCPRDSTHCVTTATRPRTLSPHSPHGLAPGLTAAPPSSLAGPHLPASAATIQHHLSLGSPVWSLV; via the exons ATGCAGTTCCACACTGGGCTCCTGCTGGCCGCCGTCCTGAGCCTACAGCTGG CTGCAGCCCAAGCCTTGTGGTGTCACCAGTGCACGGGCTTCGGAGGGTGCTCCCGTGGATCCAGATGCCCGAGGGACTCCACCCACTGCGTCACTACTGCCACCC gcccccggACACTCAGCCCCCACAGCCCTCACGGCCTGGCGCCAGGGCTCACGGCCGCCCCTCCCTCGAGCCTGGCCGGCCCACATCTCCCGGCCTCTGCAGCCACCATCCAGCATCACTTGTCCTTGGGAAGTCCTGTGTGGAGTCTTGTCTAA
- the SLURP2 gene encoding secreted Ly-6/uPAR domain-containing protein 2 precursor, with the protein MQFHTGLLLAAVLSLQLAAAQALWCHQCTGFGGCSRGSRCPRDSTHCVTTATRVLSNIENLPLVTKMCHTGCPDIPSLGLGPYVSIACCQTSLCNHD; encoded by the exons ATGCAGTTCCACACTGGGCTCCTGCTGGCCGCCGTCCTGAGCCTACAGCTGG CTGCAGCCCAAGCCTTGTGGTGTCACCAGTGCACGGGCTTCGGAGGGTGCTCCCGTGGATCCAGATGCCCGAGGGACTCCACCCACTGCGTCACTACTGCCACCC GGGTCCTCAGCAACATCGAGAACTTGCCTCTGGTCACCAAGATGTGCCACACGGGCTGCCCCGATAtccccagcctgggcctgggccccTACGTATCCATTGCTTGCTGCCAGACCAGCCTCTGCAACCATGACTGA
- the LYNX1 gene encoding ly-6/neurotoxin-like protein 1 isoform X1 — protein sequence MTPLLTLFLVVLMGLPLAPVQALDCHVCAYNGDNCFNPMRCPAMVAYCMTTRTYYTPTRMKVSKSCVPSCFETVYDGYSKHASTTSCCQYDLCNSAGLAIPATLALAPVLLATLWGLL from the exons ATGACGCCCCTGCTCACCCTGTTCCTGGTGGTCCTCATGGGCTTACCTCTGG CCCCAGTCCAGGCCTTGGACTGCCATGTGTGTGCCTACAACGGAGACAACTGCTTCAACCCCATGCGCTGCCCGGCTATGGTTGCCTACTGCATGACTACGCGCACCT ATTACACCCCCACCAGGATGAAGGTCAGTAAGTCCTGCGTGCCCAGCTGCTTCGAGACTGTGTACGATGGCTACTCCAAGCACGCGTCCACCACCTCCTGTTGCCAGTATGACCTCTGCAACAGCGCCGGCCTTGCCATCCCGGCCACCCTCGCCCTGGCCCCCGTCCTCCTGGCCACCCTCTGGGGTCTGCTCTAA
- the LYNX1 gene encoding ly-6/neurotoxin-like protein 1 precursor (The RefSeq protein has 1 substitution compared to this genomic sequence) — MTPLLTLFLVVLMGLPLAPVQALDCHVCAYNGDNCFNPMRCPAMVAYCMTTRTYYTPTRMKVSKSCVPSCFETVYDGYSKHASTTSCCQYDLCNSASLAIPATLALAPVLLATLWGLL, encoded by the exons ATGACGCCCCTGCTCACCCTGTTCCTGGTGGTCCTCATGGGCTTACCTCTGG CCCCAGTCCAGGCCTTGGACTGCCATGTGTGTGCCTACAACGGAGACAACTGCTTCAACCCCATGCGCTGCCCGGCTATGGTTGCCTACTGCATGACTACGCGCACCT ATTACACCCCCACCAGGATGAAGGTCAGTAAGTCCTGCGTGCCCAGCTGCTTCGAGACTGTGTACGATGGCTACTCCAAGCACGCGTCCACCACCTCCTGTTGCCAGTATGACCTCTGCAACAGCGCCGGCCTTGCCATCCCGGCCACCCTCGCCCTGGCCCCCGTCCTCCTGGCCACCCTCTGGGGTCTGCTCTAA
- the LYNX1 gene encoding ly-6/neurotoxin-like protein 1 isoform X2, protein MTPLLTLFLVVLMGLPLVQALDCHVCAYNGDNCFNPMRCPAMVAYCMTTRTYYTPTRMKVSKSCVPSCFETVYDGYSKHASTTSCCQYDLCNSAGLAIPATLALAPVLLATLWGLL, encoded by the exons ATGACGCCCCTGCTCACCCTGTTCCTGGTGGTCCTCATGGGCTTACCTCTGG TCCAGGCCTTGGACTGCCATGTGTGTGCCTACAACGGAGACAACTGCTTCAACCCCATGCGCTGCCCGGCTATGGTTGCCTACTGCATGACTACGCGCACCT ATTACACCCCCACCAGGATGAAGGTCAGTAAGTCCTGCGTGCCCAGCTGCTTCGAGACTGTGTACGATGGCTACTCCAAGCACGCGTCCACCACCTCCTGTTGCCAGTATGACCTCTGCAACAGCGCCGGCCTTGCCATCCCGGCCACCCTCGCCCTGGCCCCCGTCCTCCTGGCCACCCTCTGGGGTCTGCTCTAA